ATACATTTATAAATAAGTGTGTGGTATACAATTTTTATGAGAATTTCGAAAtttattaaattgaataaataatttttttttatttctaattatttttttcatcTAGTTAGGTTATAAAAACTCTTTATATATGTAGGTCAAGAATTTACAAAGATAACCTAAAAAATagagaaacataataaaaaaacggAGTACATCAACGATATGTAACTAAAATTAATAACTAAATGAATTGGttatattttcctttttttttttaaattattgaaaatttgaccaaaatttgtaACTAATAATAATAGCATGTTCGAAATTTTGGATTCCTTTAtggaaaaaaattaatgaaagaaAAACATATTAAATTGATAAGCAAAAATTTCTCAAAATCGaaaaatgcaataaatatataaataactacCTTTATTATTTTGGCcgaattttttgaaatattatataagtgtgtaattcaaataataatagtaataaatgaTGGGTAGTTGAAGAATTGCCTTTACAATAAAgtcataataattttattataatttaaaacttaaactttgtATTGGAAGTTAAACTAGTAattaaatacatttataaaaaGGTGTGTGGTATACAATTTTTATGAGAATTTCGAAAtttattaaattgaataaatgaatttttttttcaatttttaattatttttttcatctAGTTAGGTTATAAAAACTCTTTATATATGTAGGTCAAGAATTTACAAAGATAACCTAAAAAATagagaaacataataaaaaaatgaagtaCATCAACGATATGGACAAAGGGAATGAAAACAAGGAGGGTATTAAGACTATCGATAAAGAgaatcaaaacaaagatatggtcaACGATATGGAGAAAGAGAAGCAAAAAATGActgatattattatttttgaggAAGGCAAGCAAAAAATGGACGACAGCAACGATGTACAGAAAGTTAAGCCAAAAATTGAAGACATTAATCATTTAGCAAAAGGGAAGCGAAAATGGGCAGATGTTACGGAtgaggaaaaagaaaaaggaaaaaaaatattggtaGACGTGAAGGATATGGAACTAGACGATGTGTTCCTCAATAAAGTTGTTGAATTACTATCTGATAATACAACTATTAATCTTAAAGAGCTCACCACATCGGTAGatataaaaaagaagaaggatgAAATCAATCAACTCTTGGTTCTTCTCTGTACCAGAAAGACTAAACTTGGGTCTCTCTTTTCATCTCGATGCATCTCAAGTCGCCTATGGAGTCCTGAGGCACGCAAGATGCAACTTTCTCAACATATCATCCTTCAGAAATTCATCCATGCTGTAGAGAAGGAAGAACACTTTTGGCTCCAAGAACTCTTGAAGATTGTTCATGATGAAAATAAAGATAATAGTCTactcaaattttgaaaaatgttatttctcattaaagtttttattttgacAATATTAGTTTTCTTCTCTTTGTAATTTGTCGtcattgaattttattttatgaattttagtttctctacaatattcttcaatttatttgTTTGCAATGTTCTTCAACACATGAACATTATAAATTGTTACGATAAGTAAATGGAAAAATGTTAAGAGTAACTTATGATAATAATTTCTCACTAAACCATAATATATTTTAAGTaactataattatttaataataataattttcagaaattataattaatctaaaatttagtaatttatttaatatttttttagaatttgataacttttaaaattaataaaacattacataaaataactataattatttattaatattaattatcgaaatgtatattaaatataaaatatagtaatttatttaatatatccttgtagatctcgaaaactatacaaattattaaaaactaaaatgttACATAATACCCAAACACACATCCCACAactataataaatactaaaacacaCATGCCACAACTATAATTCTTGGATGTGTAAAATGTCTTCTCGAAATTATCAATTTATATTTAATCACTATAATAATAGTAATGAAAAATGCTataaaaactataataaaagcctatcttaattacttttatttaaaaaaaacaaatatatatttttttagatatgtaaatatattttcgaaGTTACCAATTGAATATTTAATTGTTATAGTTGGAACATGTTACATCTCTTTATAAtcaatgttaattatgattaataatAAAAGCATACTATATAAGTGACAACATTATTCATTATTGAAAAGTGATAGTTCAAGATGAGTCACAACATAATGCATAACAAATTTATGGTGGAAATTGTTCTCCGTCATTCCATTTCCAAATGCAAAGAAAGATTCATCACTGGAGACTTACATGCTTTGCGAGATGATATTCAGTCGCGCATCTTGCAAAATTTTCATGAAAGAAGTACAATAAGGATGATCTTGGCAGATCTAGTAATCCAACGATACTCGACAAATCCTTTGGATTTGAAAGATATTGAACAAGCTCAAAAAGATTTAGCGTTATCTTTTATTGAAGGTTCGGAGAAGGAAGACTTGTTTTGGAGGCAACAACTGTTTGATGTTGAATATGAAATTAATTATCATGAGTCTTTGCTTTTCAATCACATGCATggttcaaataaaaaataaccatatgttcctctttattttctttaggTAATCAAATGTACTACATTGGAAGTTGTTTTGTTATTTAATGTTATAATATTATATCAATTCCAAAATTTTGTTAATAATTTGCTGGATTTATTAACAATTGCCAATTACCATTATTTTCAAAATAGCATAGGTGGCTGAATCTTATGTGCTCAAGtgttttatatttattaataaaataacgtTATTATCTACTTTCCAATAATATCCAATTCCCTATTAAATGGCCAAAAATTAGGTAATTATGTAGTGGTTTTGGtcgaaatttattaaaaaaattgaaaaggcACTTGTCTTTGAAACCCTACTTATTTATATATCACACACCTTAATTTGAACCTCTACAtatcttattattttaataaaaaaattaacacagtTTTTATCATCTCTTTCTACTCTTAGCCATGTCTGATATAGATCAAGAATACTTGTGTCTAGTAGAAGAAATGATTGAGAATCTTCAATCCTTGATGAAGATTGCCGACACTTTGCCTACCTTACCAATCACCAAGGTTGGAGACGGTACACATTTTGAAGATGGTGGTCGAATTCCTTATCCATTTGCCAGTATATCAAAGACAATGAGAAGGGAACTAGCCAAGTTATATGTTGAAAACTTGAAGGAGGAAATAAATAAATGGCAAATTGAACTAGCAAAGATCAAGAGAGATTGCAAACAGATTGAGAAGGTGCCACATGAAGACCACAAAGAGGTAACTATGAAATTTCTTCGTCATATCAATGAAAACCCAACAAAGAAGATGATGATCAGAGAAGATCACGCCAATAAGAAGAGGAAGGCCGAagattagtagttttttttttattttttttactgtttccacaagtattttatgtttaattttgttgattttatttttattattgtaccCTTTCAAATATATATTGTCTTGAATATGACTATTATTATATAAAAGGAGAGTTCTTGAATTTTAAGATgtgtaattatttttcatttttaatcttaaaaaatttcaatattaattgtaaaccataatttgcatagccgaaattagggtttggatagttagttattgtctttgaatatgaaaaggtgcatttaataattagtgtaaaccctaattatacaaattaattgaattttcacaattctcaaaactatatttaattttttagaaaaaaaaataatttttctctCTAATATTTTGTTGTGGCCGAAAAATGGgtgtataaaaatattaatttaataaattttgatttaataccaagattttgatagttggttagagtgtttgaatttgaaaaggtgcatttagtatttaatatatatattcaacatttaattgttaaaactaataattagtgtaaaccctaattaagcaaattaattgaattttcacaattctcaaaactatatttattttttttttaaaaacaaaacaattattctcCTAATAAATGTAGTGGGCGAAAAATgggtttaaaaaaatattaatttagaaaattttgatttaatactaagattttgatagttggttagagtgtttgaatttgaaaaggtgcatttaatatttaagatatattcaatatttaattgttcaaactaataattagtgtaaaccctaattatacaaattaattgaattttcacaattctcaaaactatatttaattttttagaaaaaaaagtaATTATTCTCTAATATTTTGTTGTGGCCGAAAAATGGgtgtataaaaatattaatttaataaattttgatttaatacCAAGATTTTAatagttggttagagtgtttgaatttgaaaaggtgcatttaatatttaatatatattcaacatttaatagttcaaactaataattagtgtaaaccctaattatgcaaattaattgaattttcacaattctcaaaactatatttaattttttagaaaacaaATAATTATTCTCTAATATTTTTTTGTGGCCGAAAAATGGgtgtataaaaatattaatttaataaattttgatttaataccaagattttgatagttggttagagtgtttgaatttgaaaaggtgcatttaatatttaatatatattcaacatttaattgttcaaactaattattagtgtaggccctaattatgcaaattaattaaattttcacaattctcaaaactatatttgtttattttaaaacaaaacaaaacaattattctcCTAATAAATTTAGTGGCCGAAATTTTTTTGATTGAGTGCTAGAATATAGATAGTTGAATTTGAAAaagtgcatttaatatttaagatatattccatattaattattattttttaaaattgccaaaaaaaatctCTAAGGAAACCAaaattctatataaaaaaaagacaTTGAAAATGTTGCATTGCTTCATAATACTTGGTtagagtgtttgaatttgaaaaggtgcatttaatatttaatatatattcaacatttaatagttcaaactaataattagtgtaaaccctaattatgcaaattaattgcattttcacaattctcaaaactatatttaatttaaaaaaaaaaattctctctaATATTTTGTTGTGGCCGAAAAATTGgtgtataaaaatattaatttaataaattttgatttaatactaagattttgatagttggttagagtgtttgaatttgaacaggtgcatttaatatttaggatatattcaatatttaattgttcaaactaataattagtgtaaaccctaattatgcaaattaattgaattttcacaattctcaaaactatatttaattttttagaaaaaaaataattattctctAATATTTTGTTGTGGCCGAAAAATGGgtgtataaaaatattaatttaataaattttgatttaataccaagattttgatagttggttagagtgtttgaatttgaaaaggtgcatttaatatttaatatatattcaacatttaatagttcaaactaataattagtgtaaaccctaattatgcaaattaattgaattttcacaattctcaaaactatatttaattattttaaaacaaaacaaaacaattattATCCTAATAAATGTAGTGGCCGAATTTTTTTTGATTGAGTGCTAGAATATAGATAGTTGAATTTGaaaaggtgcatttaatatttaagatatattccatattaattattattttttaatattgccAAAAAAAATCTCTAAGGTAACCGaaattctatataaaaaaaaagacattGAAAATGTAGCATTGCTTCATAATACTTGGTtagagtgtttgaatttgaaaatgtgcatttaatatttaatatatattcaacatttaattattcaaactaattattagtatatgtcctaattatgcaaattaattaaattttcacaattctcaaaactatatttatttattttaaaaaaaacaaaacaattattctcCTAATAAATGGAGTGGCCGATTTTTTTTTGATTAAGTGCTAGAATATAGATAGTTGAATTTGaaaaggtgcatttaatatttaagatatattctatattaattattattttttaatattgccAAAAAAAATCTCTAAGGAAACCgaattctatataaaaaaaaagacattGAAAAGGTTGCATTGCTTCATAATACTTGGTTAGAGTATTGTCCTATATATTCTACATTTCAAAGACagatagaaaaaaatatatttatatttggttAGAGTTAGAATAGATGTTGAACATGGAAGATTTCATTGCCTTTCAATTACCAATTCTGGTTATGATTGATTTATTAAGGGAGCAATTGTCAATAGTAGAAACATTGGCCAAGGAAAGAGACTATCATGTCCCACGGAGCAACGTTTGTGATCTCATCAACTTCTCCATCGCCCAACAAGAGAAAAGAGCGGAGTTAACCAAGCTTATGGTTAGAAACTTGATGTTGGAGATCCAAATTTGGAATAAAGAAATGGTGAAAGTTCAGATTGGTGAACAACGAATCTTTAAAGTTTTAACAGGCGGTGACAAAAAACGCTTTGAAAAGTATATGAAGATGCTAATagatgatgaaacaattaaaactacAAAGCAAGGGCAATAGATTTCTAAGAGTTTTATTTATGATTGTTATAGTTTTTTcttgatgtattttttttaaatgttttttgTTTAGTTTATGATTAATATAATAAATGTTGACCTTGCTGATTTTGGgttagttttttgtttttttaaatgtTATAGTTGTTTCTTGATGTATTCTCAATACCATGATTAAATTACTTCTCCTATTtcgaaattttaaaaaaataaataattagccctatttttttggtagccgaaattaatttttaaaaaaatgactttaaaccctaattatgcaaatgaattaaattttccaattctcaatgccatgtttataatatttgaaaaaaaaacaattaaaacaaTAGATCCAAATTTATccaaaattaatgataaaaaatatatttttatataattaatcattttaatctttcaatttgaagacgTGCATTAACAATTAAAACTACATATTTTTTTAGCCGAaattaatgctaaaaaatttcaatattaattgtaaaccacaattggcatagccgaaattagggtttgtaatattaataaattttacacatctaattataatttttgaaattagggtttagatagttggttattgtctttgaatatgaagaggtgcatttgatatttaacatatattcaatatttaattgttcaaactaactattagtgtaggccctaattatgcaaatgaattaaattttccaattctcaataccatatttataatatttgaaaaaacacacaataattaaccctatattgttgtagccgaaattaatgattgCAATAGAGAAAGTGTTTGTAAACAATTATACAAAAGACATCACTAATCATGgattgatttttttcttcttattcttcgaATGACCATTTTTCTTTGTAGTGGACTTTGGCTGCATAGGACAATTCCTTGAATCATGTCCAACCTCACCACAATACTTGCAATGTAATAGCGATTTTTTTGGTTTTCTCTTCTTTGCACCTCCAGAGAATGATTTCGACAAACTGGCTGTAGTTGGTCTGCCTTTTGTTTTTTTAATCTGAGAGTCCAAAATATTATTAGGAAATACTCCTTCATCATTTTGAGGATGTTTTAACTCTTCATCTGGTGGCATTTTTTCTAATTCTGCATTCAACTCTGATATAACTTTCATAGCCTTTTGAAATGCTTCTCGTGATCTTGTAGCAAGGTACGACGTGATAGTAGTTTGTGTGGTTACACCACCGTACCTAGAATTTTCAATAACTTCAGGATGAGGACACTTTCTTTCATTACCTTGAGTTAACAGTTGAACTTCTTTAGCATCTTTTAGCCAACGTCTATTTACCAAACAAATTGGCAAACTTCTTCTCTCCAAATTCttcaatgaaataaaaatatgtCTACATGGAATTCCTTTTGTCTCAAGAGAATAGCAGTCACATCGCACATCATCCCCATCGTTGGAGATTAACACTTTGCGCTTTAATCCATAACCAATATATTTTTTCACCAAACAAAGAGTGTAACCTGGTATCTTATCATCCTTTAGGACAATATAATTATCGCCACGCCGTATCTCCTTTCTTATCCTTGTAAAAATTTCCCTTGTGAAATTTGAAGAAATTTCATCCTCCACACACGGCATAGTTGTCTGGTTCAAAACCGGTTCAGTCAAATTAGTTTTGTAGTGTTCTTTCATCTCGTTGTAACGTAACATAGATAAAGCATGGTCAAAGTGTCGTATAAACATCCACAATGGTATTTTATTTTGCAAATATCTTTTCAAGAATGCATTCATAGATTCGCATCTACCGGTAGCAGTAGCTCCACCAAAATAAATACCACGAAGAAAAGTATCTGCCCACTGCTTTCTTGTGCCATATTGTGCTTCCACCCATGCATTTCCTGTCAATCTATATTTCTTCACAGTCACTTTCCAATTATCCTCCCATTCTTCCTCCTTGTAATacctatatttttgtaaaaaagaaaaatataaatgttttcatattataattgagagaataagataaaacaccatttaatgtaTTACCTGAAAAtaaatttcttcaattcttgatgGAATGCTATATTGTGTACATGGTGCATTGCATTTTTTAGTATGTGCCACGAGCAAATACGATGTGGAACACCAGGCATAATATTATCCAGTGCTTTGTTCATTGCTTTGCAACCGTCCGTCAAAACTGCTGACGGCATCTTACCACCCATGCACTCTAAAAATGTTTCCAATACCCAATCATATGTGGTCGAAGTCTCATTATCAAGAAGTGCAGCTCCAAACACACACGTTTTGTCATGATTATTAGACCCAAGTAGTATTACTAATGGCTTTCCGTACCTgttgaacaaaaaattaatataatatttgataTTTTACTAAGAAATCGAtataaggtaaaaaaaaaaaaaaaatacctatTGGTTTTGTAAGTAGAATCAAAAGCCAaacaatcaccaaataattgGTAATCAACCTGGGAAGTCCCGTCAGACCAGAATAAATTTTTCAATCTATTTTCTTTATCTACATCATACTTGTAGAAAAACATGTTGTCCGACCCTTTTTTTGCTTCGAGATAACCCATTGCTGTGGACGTGTCACAATCATCCCACGTTGAATATTTTTTACAGATTCCCTTGTACAAGTCATCTTTGATACATCCCACATTTTCCCAACCATCATGAACTTCTACCATGTAATTCCAAATTTGGGATGTCTTAATTCCGGCTCTCTTCATTGACATAACTTGTTCCCTCATCTCATCCCTAAATATTCTATGAGATCTAAGAAATGGTTTTTCATGAAAGAATGCAAACTTATGGTTGTGGTGGTTATTAAAACACTTTGTAATCCATTGGTTAGTTTCCCTATTTAAATTAATTCTAAACTCTGCATTACAACCTGTTCTTGTTAGAGCACGAGCTTCTTTACACCTATTATCAAGATTACAATATTTTTGTTCTCTAAAACCTTCGTTTGAACACACCCAACTTCTAATGTGTAAAATACCTTTTTTGTCCTCCCTCTTCAGTTTTTTTCTAACACTAAACCCCATCATTTTcgcatacaaaaaataaaaagattctGCTTGTTCAATACTTACAAACTCCTTCCCTTCGAAGTCCGAAAACTGAATATGTTCTGGTTCTTTGTCAATATCCAAAAATTGAAGCAAGCTCCTCCATTGTGCAATATCAGGTTCGGTCCATTCTTCAATAATGCCACATTCAACATTGTCTTCTGGTACGTCTTCATCATTTGTCTCTTCCAAACGTGTTCCCCCAGCAGGGTCTACTTCATGTTCAGAAGATAAGGATTTTGTATCTTCTTGTTCAGCTTCCAAACCGTTTTCGTAACTAGTCATTTCTCCAGCCTATTCCTTCTGATTTTTTTTCGAATGGTATGTAGCACTattcaatattttttatatttaaactgattatattattaaaattgcatcaattaatataattagtggggtgaTTGAAAAGTTGATGcttataaatttcgaaattataatagcattaattaatataattagtggggtggttgaaaagttgatacttacaaattttgaaattataatagcatttaatataattttacaattttgaaaatatgtataaatccaataatatttcaaaatttgcattataattttcgaaatttgcattagaattttcgaaattagggtttagataaccACATTTgtgcaatattaattttttttaatgttaggatatagatagttagttagagtatttgaatatgaagatgtgcatttaatatttaacatattttcaataattaattctccaaaatagtaattagtgtaagccctaattaatgtataataatataattgttataattttttttaagaatactAAATCATTTTTGAAACCATTGTGTTTTGATGGGAAGTTGAAAAgttgtaattttaataattatatataatttttggcaTAATAATATGTAATTTCAAAAATATGTGTAGGTTCTATGAACCTTTGCTTTGTAATTAAGAATCACCAGAATGTTTAACCAATAGAACTACATctaaatttttagaaattataataacatttaatataattagtggggtggttgaaaagttgatgcttataaatttcgaaattataatagcattaattaatataattagtgaggtggttgaaaagttgatgcttataaatttcgaaattataatagcattaattaatataattagtgaggtggttgaaaagttgatacttacaaatttcaaaattataatagcatttaatataattttgaaattttagaaaatatGTATAAATCCAATAATATTTCGAAATTctcattataattttcgaaattagggttcagataaccacaattgtgcaatattaattttttttatttaatgctaggatatagatagttgattagagtctttgaatatgaagatgtgcatttaatatttaacatatattcaataattaattgttcaaaatagtaattagtgtaaaccctaattaatgtataataatataattgttataattttcaaaattttcattacaaatttcgaaattagggtttagagaaccacaattgtgcaatattaatgtttttttatttaatgttaggatatagatagttggttagagtctttgaatatgaagatgtgcatttaatatttaacatatattcaataattaattgttcaaaatagtaattagtgtaaaccctaattaatgtgtaataatataattgttataattttcaaaattttcattacaaatttcaaaattagggtttagagaaCCATAATAGtgcaatattttttattttattttaatgctaGGCTATGGATGGTTGGTTAGAGTATTTAAATAtgagatgtgcatttaatataattaatggGGTAGTTGAAAATTTGaaagtattatattatatttaaacatgataACAATTAATAGGATTTagataataacaattaaaaattaataaaaaatacagaatatattaaattaatatgggaagttgaacaatttacatccataataattatctttgatgtaCAAAATTATAAATTCCAAAATattattggaattttttttttttttggcattacAATAGGGTATTTCGAAAATATGTATAGGTTCTATAAACCTTTGCCTTTTAATGTGAACATGTCATTTAATAATTGTAGATAAAGTTGTGTTGATAgaataaatgtggattaattcatttataaatatatatctattatatttatttttattattttattgggaagatgaatatgtatctttcaaatgaataagtctttctaattaaacatgcaatgttttgttatataaatattgaaattaaaATGTTCCcacattttcgaaattatatataaaaattgtaaataaaattcgGATTATTAGTATATAATAGGATTTAATACATGCTGAAATTTGTGtaacaaatataaaaatgattttttgaAACTATCTCAAATCGACACATTGGACAATTTTTACTAATTTGTAGCCACTGAACTATACATTTTTC
The Humulus lupulus chromosome 6, drHumLupu1.1, whole genome shotgun sequence DNA segment above includes these coding regions:
- the LOC133784810 gene encoding protein FAR1-RELATED SEQUENCE 5-like, with amino-acid sequence MTSYENGLEAEQEDTKSLSSEHEVDPAGGTRLEETNDEDVPEDNVECGIIEEWTEPDIAQWRSLLQFLDIDKEPEHIQFSDFEGKEFVSIEQAESFYFLYAKMMGFSVRKKLKREDKKGILHIRSWVCSNEGFREQKYCNLDNRCKEARALTRTGCNAEFRINLNRETNQWITKCFNNHHNHKFAFFHEKPFLRSHRIFRDEMREQVMSMKRAGIKTSQIWNYMVEVHDGWENVGCIKDDLYKGICKKYSTWDDCDTSTAMGYLEAKKGSDNMFFYKYDVDKENRLKNLFWSDGTSQVDYQLFGDCLAFDSTYKTNRYGKPLVILLGSNNHDKTCVFGAALLDNETSTTYDWVLETFLECMGGKMPSAVLTDGCKAMNKALDNIMPGVPHRICSWHILKNAMHHVHNIAFHQELKKFIFRYYKEEEWEDNWKVTVKKYRLTGNAWVEAQYGTRKQWADTFLRGIYFGGATATGRCESMNAFLKRYLQNKIPLWMFIRHFDHALSMLRYNEMKEHYKTNLTEPVLNQTTMPCVEDEISSNFTREIFTRIRKEIRRGDNYIVLKDDKIPGYTLCLVKKYIGYGLKRKVLISNDGDDVRCDCYSLETKGIPCRHIFISLKNLERRSLPICLVNRRWLKDAKEVQLLTQGNERKCPHPEVIENSRYGGVTTQTTITSYLATRSREAFQKAMKVISELNAELEKMPPDEELKHPQNDEGVFPNNILDSQIKKTKGRPTTASLSKSFSGGAKKRKPKKSLLHCKYCGEVGHDSRNCPMQPKSTTKKNGHSKNKKKKINP